One Bacteroidia bacterium genomic window, GCTTCGGGCATGGATTTGTTTGCTGCACACGATGTAACATTGGAATTAGGACGCCCTGTAATCGTATATACGGGGTTGCATATCGAGTTGCCACAAGGGTACGAAGCACAAATACGTCCACGCAGTGGCTTATCTACCAATGGGGTGTATGTCGCTTTTGGCACCGTTGACGCCGACTACAGAGGCGAAATTGGCGTTATCATGACTTACTTGCGCCTCTCTGAAAACCCGCGCTTCCAAATAGTCAAAGGACAACGCATCGCTCAATTGGTTATTGCCCCGGTAATAC contains:
- the dut gene encoding dUTP diphosphatase, which produces MTVKVKNTSSNPLPTYQTIGASGMDLFAAHDVTLELGRPVIVYTGLHIELPQGYEAQIRPRSGLSTNGVYVAFGTVDADYRGEIGVIMTYLRLSENPRFQIVKGQRIAQLVIAPVIQCQWVETSELTPTTRNHNGFGSTGL